In Methanobacterium sp., one genomic interval encodes:
- a CDS encoding DUF998 domain-containing protein has product MTTKTEHYNKSNLTLAGILFFLAGCIILMGIITAESFYPENYTYTTANSMISDLGATEPPNSIITQPSATIFNFSMILTGILVLIGTYFLFRYYNDRIAGILTGLLGLGALGVGVFPGNINPQHPVFALTTFISGGLSAIYSYRLIKSPLKYITLLFGIICLVFLFTASIFMPILGGGGVERWVAYPIVLWLLGFGGYLLGLGSKENKQ; this is encoded by the coding sequence ATGACCACTAAAACTGAACACTACAACAAATCAAACCTTACCCTGGCAGGAATCCTATTCTTCCTGGCAGGTTGCATTATTTTAATGGGTATCATAACTGCTGAATCGTTTTACCCCGAAAATTACACATACACCACTGCGAACAGCATGATAAGTGATTTAGGAGCCACTGAGCCACCAAACAGTATCATAACCCAACCATCGGCAACGATATTCAACTTCAGCATGATATTAACCGGAATTCTAGTCCTTATCGGCACCTATTTCCTATTCAGATATTACAATGACCGGATTGCAGGAATTTTAACAGGTCTGTTGGGATTGGGAGCTTTAGGTGTGGGAGTATTCCCCGGGAATATCAATCCACAACACCCAGTATTTGCCCTGACAACCTTCATCAGTGGTGGATTATCAGCTATTTACTCCTACCGATTAATCAAATCACCCCTTAAATACATAACACTCCTCTTTGGAATAATATGTTTGGTTTTCCTTTTTACAGCCAGTATATTCATGCCAATATTGGGAGGGGGCGGGGTGGAAAGATGGGTGGCTTATCCCATTGTTCTATGGCTACTAGGATTCGGAGGATACCTTTTAGGTCTGGGATCCAAAGAAAACAAACAATAA